Proteins encoded within one genomic window of Trichoderma asperellum chromosome 2, complete sequence:
- a CDS encoding uncharacterized protein (EggNog:ENOG41~TransMembrane:2 (o1010-1034i1046-1067o)): MAHNEPRRRRERPPPEGSEGHSQPHIRYFDPKAEPLRHRHDGSIGVQQSREAGPPRGSDYDRRQGHDDDADEASRPEVPIIRRCADARSDHVPRYQRQRSPRRERSPPAPAERVIIENPPTAVPYAASSDGESENEGEDRVRRFMARSRPRRLNTQSSDRDVPRPPSINRDEVIINPVVYEDAEMEDYRIYRPMSPVFEDVDTFDDFQFAFPAEEPSKDTEMSDLETPTTESESTQKPEHPSSNIVPAPGIYSSTYSGTAELGAQHDVNLTILYDPKGQKQPLFRWLHVRQDTMNFDAFWVEVSRHIQFADAERAAVANLRAEVKRQCVKTRYNPQGAKVGYMEPKCIQVPVQATGKKASESSYAAHWICIPYFSLHQYSGSPSTSNTALFPAQTLLQSQYSRSSQQRDMDQAVCQLGQVPRGDCFHISQMWGLIVGNSVLITCSTLQQSELQGACLRVNTEPGQVGASGKILVSYGGAVMWSLTTKECPTWFTFVAHFRAFWPRCLEFWHKDRRLSAKNWGKVLKLAEGRQGDVKLKLKIADRPESPRVFLKPNTSTKTASAKGPEQAEDLPEYLHVFTLLPKSAEASGDTILEELHEQLSAAEKFLTEQTSYSAQRGYKQCRLMARDGVNEYLTNLAPRIDEKANDTLRRLYEERIDVFNMADMLFQLFFPLTFHGPTTGKYWGALNKLMKMPELDGDGDAISAPLTEFKNALWQLTRDIQSFQSIMSFAGKEDRATIELPRELVTAWLHIVFGLIYSSHTTDWFNHMTRARSLMKDGMQKMIQGISSQNLLDKAVMLPTEVMSLITLNLLQDDVGKYDNICDTYSLYLNSLDTDITTKHSDRTYQHRLDLVKQEMTAIKRNLARQRSIIAMLRNRTSITDGNFMVRYGEEMPTQMRRLREWETGGRSERGGPRHRVPGYRHYGVAEDRTIEPGIYDQAQAQFLTDLDAASKLSATDTGGFRSLFLADCANLVEQREYEFRRNTEYAEDLERETTYKMEWTKDRQENAIYAFTLVTIIFLPLSAISSIFGMNTNDIRNMDFDQWLYWAIALPVTVIIIVAGLWWMDELGNTTDWLFGARKRSSEYGKSSISGAGRSRPVEPVVDYDSMGRSSDEMPVAYRRVRRARRTRRSYAAEDDPIATIPMPPRRRNSFYKY; this comes from the exons ATGGCGCATAACGAACCCAGGAGGCGCCGCGAACGCCCTCCGCCTGAAGGCTCCGAAGGCCATTCG CAGCCTCATATCCGGTATTTCGATCCGAAGGCTGAGCCGCTGCGTCACCGCCATGATGGCAGCATCGGTGTCCAGCAGTCACGGGAGGCAGGGCCCCCAAGGGGAAGCGATTATGACCGCCGTCAGGGACATGAcgatgatgcagatgaagCGTCAAGACCTGAGGTACCAATAATCCGCAGGTGTGCAGACGCAAGATCGGACCACGTTCCTCGATATCAGCGCCAGCGAAGCCCGAGAAGAGAACGCTCGCCACCTGCGCCTGCAGAAAGGGTCATCATCGAAAACCCTCCCACTGCTGTCCCTTACGCAGCTTCATCAGACGGTGAGAGCGAGAATGAGGGTGAGGATCGCGTCCGCCGTTTTATGGCGCGTAGCAGACCGAGACGGCTCAATACCCAGTCTTCTGACAGAGACGTGCCTCGCCCTCCTAGTATTAACAGGGATGAAGTCATCATCAACCCGGTTGTATATGAAGATGCTGAAATGGAGGATTATCGCATCTATCGGCCCATGAGCCCAGTCTTTGAAGACGTCGATACATTTGACGATTTTCAATTTGCATTCCCGGCAGAGGAGCCATCAAAGGATACAGAGATGTCAGATCTAGAGACACCGACGACCGAGAGTGAATCTACACAGAAACCCGAGCACCCGTCCTCCAACATTGTGCCTGCTCCTGGGATATATTCGTCTACATATTCAGGGACCGCAGAGCTTGGAGCTCAGCATGATGTGAATTTGACAATCCTGTACGATCCCAAAGGCCAAAAGCAGCCTTTATTTCGATGGTT ACATGTTCGTCAGGATACGATGAACTTTGACGCTTTCTGG GTCGAGGTGTCACGTCATATCCAATTTGCGGATGCTGAAAGGGCTGCCGTTGCTAATCTGCGGGCCGAAGTTAAGCGACAATGTGTCAAGACTCGATACAATCCCCAAGGTGCAAAGGTGGGCTATATGGAGCCTAAGTGTATCCAGGTTCCAGTACAGGCCACTGGTAAAAAGGCATCTGAAAGCTCGTATGCGGCTCATTGGATCTGCATCCCGTATTTTTCTCTGCATCAATACTCTGGATCCCCATCGACTTCAAACACTGCACTTTTCCCAGCCCAAACCCTCTTACAATCCCAGTATTCTCGTAGCAGCCAGCAAAGAGATATGGACCAGGCAGTCTGTCAGCTTGGGCAAGTTCCACGAGGGGACTGCTTTCATATCTCCCAGATGTGGGGTTTAATTGTTGGAAACA GCGTCCTCATTACGTGTAGTACATTGCAGCAGTCAGAATTACAAGGAGCATGCCTGAGAGTAAATACTGAGCCAGGCCAAGTAGGCGCCTCGGGTAAGATTCTCGTATCATATGGAGGAGCAGTAATGTGGTCGTTAACAACAAAGGAATGCCCTACGTGGTTT ACCTTTGTTGCGCACTTTCGTGCTTTTTGGCCCCGGTGTCTGGAGTTTTGGCACAAGGATCGCCGACTCTCAGCAAAAAATTGGGGGAAAGTATTGAAACTGGCCGAGGGGCGACAGGGTGACGTaaagttgaagttgaagatAGC GGATAGGCCCGAGTCACCAcgagtatttttaaaaccaAATACCTCGACCAAGACAGCATCTGCAAAGGGCCCTGAGCAAGCAGAGGATCTGCCAGAGTATCTACATGTTTTCACACTCTTGCCAAAAAGTGCAGAAGCGTCTGGCGACACCATTCTTGAAGAGCTTCACGAACAGCTGTCGGCAGCGGAGAAATTTTTGACTGAGCAAACATCCTACTCGGCACAGAGAGGGTATAAGCAATGTAGACTCATGGCTAGGGACGGGGTGAACGAGTATCTCACGAACCTAGCACCGCGCATCGATGAGAAGGCGAACGATACTCTCCGCCGCTTATACGAAGAGAGAATCGACGTCTTCAATATGGCAGACATGTTGTTTcaactcttcttcccccttaCGTTCCATGGCCCTACAACAGGCAAATATTGGGGGGCTCTTAACAAGCTGATGAAG ATGCCCGAACTAgacggagatggagatgcaaTTTCAGCTCCCCTTACAGAGTTCAAAAACGCGCTGTGGCAACTGACTCGAGACATCCAATCATTTCAAAGTATCATGTCGTTTGCAGGCAAAGAGGATCGGGCAACTATCGAATTGCCTCGTGAGCTTGTGACTGCATGGCTTCATATCGTTTTCGGCTTGATATACAGTAGTCATACGACTGATTGGTTCAACCACATGACAAGGGCTAGATCTCTGATGAAAGACGGGATGCAAAAAATGATCCAAGGCATCTCTAGCCAAAACCTATTGGATAAAGCCGTGATGCTGCCAACGGAAGTAATGTCACTCATAACGCTGAATCTCTTACAGGATGATGTAGGGAAATACGACAATATCTGTGACACATATTCACTCTATCTAAATTCTCTG GATACCGACATCACTACAAAACATTCCGACCGGACGTATCAGCATCGCCTCGACTTGGTTAAACAGGAAATGACTGCTATCAAACGCAATTTGGCAAGGCAGCGGAGCATTATCGCCATGCTTAGAAATAGAACCAGCATCACAGATGGCAATTTTATGGTGCGGTACGGAGAGGAAATGCCGACACAAATGAGGAGACTGAGAGAATGGGAAACCGGGGGCCGATCAGAGCGTGGTGGGCCACGGCATCGTGTTCCCGGATATCGACACTACGGGGTTGCCGAAGACCGAACCATTGAACCAGGCATATACgaccaagctcaagctcaattCTTGACTGACCTTGATGCAGCCTCTAAGCTCTCTGCTACGGACACGGGAGGGTTTCGAAGCCTCTTTCTTGCGGATTGCGCAAATCTTGTTGAACAGCGAGAGTATGAATTTCGGCGAAATACTGAGTATGCCGAGGATCTAGAGCGAGAGACCACTTACAAGATGGAATGGACCAAGGATAGACAGGAGAATGCCATTTATGCATTCACTCTGGttactattatattcctTCCACTGAGCGCCATATCAAGCATCTTTGGCATGAACACAAACGATATTCGAAATATGGACTTTGACCAGTGGCTGTACTGGGCGATTGCTCTCCCTGTCacagtcatcatcatcgttgcGGGTCTGTGGTGGATGGATGAGTTGGGCAACACAACTGATTGGCTGTTTGGTGCACGCAAACGGTCATCAGAGTATGGGAAATCGTCAATTTCTGGGGCTGGAAGATCTAGGCCAGTTGAGCCAGTCGTCGATTATGACTCGATGGGCCGTTCTAGCGACGAGATGCCTGTTGCGTACCGCCGAGTTCGACGTGCGCGCCGAACTAGGCGGAGTTATGCGGCCGAGGATGATCCCATAGCGACTATACCGATGCCGCCTAGACGGAGGaattccttttataaatactga
- a CDS encoding uncharacterized protein (EggNog:ENOG41~TransMembrane:2 (i864-888o900-921i)), whose amino-acid sequence MARSRPRRLNTQSSDRDVPRPPSINRDEVIINPVVYEDAEMEDYRIYRPMSPVFEDVDTFDDFQFAFPAEEPSKDTEMSDLETPTTESESTQKPEHPSSNIVPAPGIYSSTYSGTAELGAQHDVNLTILYDPKGQKQPLFRWLHVRQDTMNFDAFWVEVSRHIQFADAERAAVANLRAEVKRQCVKTRYNPQGAKVGYMEPKCIQVPVQATGKKASESSYAAHWICIPYFSLHQYSGSPSTSNTALFPAQTLLQSQYSRSSQQRDMDQAVCQLGQVPRGDCFHISQMWGLIVGNSVLITCSTLQQSELQGACLRVNTEPGQVGASGKILVSYGGAVMWSLTTKECPTWFTFVAHFRAFWPRCLEFWHKDRRLSAKNWGKVLKLAEGRQGDVKLKLKIAPESPRVFLKPNTSTKTASAKGPEQAEDLPEYLHVFTLLPKSAEASGDTILEELHEQLSAAEKFLTEQTSYSAQRGYKQCRLMARDGVNEYLTNLAPRIDEKANDTLRRLYEERIDVFNMADMLFQLFFPLTFHGPTTGKYWGALNKLMKMPELDGDGDAISAPLTEFKNALWQLTRDIQSFQSIMSFAGKEDRATIELPRELVTAWLHIVFGLIYSSHTTDWFNHMTRARSLMKDGMQKMIQGISSQNLLDKAVMLPTEVMSLITLNLLQDDVGKYDNICDTYSLYLNSLDTDITTKHSDRTYQHRLDLVKQEMTAIKRNLARQRSIIAMLRNRTSITDGNFMVRYGEEMPTQMRRLREWETGGRSERGGPRHRVPGYRHYGVAEDRTIEPGIYDQAQAQFLTDLDAASKLSATDTGGFRSLFLADCANLVEQREYEFRRNTEYAEDLERETTYKMEWTKDRQENAIYAFTLVTIIFLPLSAISSIFGMNTNDIRNMDFDQWLYWAIALPVTVIIIVAGLWWMDELGNTTDWLFGARKRSSEYGKSSISGAGRSRPVEPVVDYDSMGRSSDEMPVAYRRVRRARRTRRSYAAEDDPIATIPMPPRRRNSFYKY is encoded by the exons ATGGCGCGTAGCAGACCGAGACGGCTCAATACCCAGTCTTCTGACAGAGACGTGCCTCGCCCTCCTAGTATTAACAGGGATGAAGTCATCATCAACCCGGTTGTATATGAAGATGCTGAAATGGAGGATTATCGCATCTATCGGCCCATGAGCCCAGTCTTTGAAGACGTCGATACATTTGACGATTTTCAATTTGCATTCCCGGCAGAGGAGCCATCAAAGGATACAGAGATGTCAGATCTAGAGACACCGACGACCGAGAGTGAATCTACACAGAAACCCGAGCACCCGTCCTCCAACATTGTGCCTGCTCCTGGGATATATTCGTCTACATATTCAGGGACCGCAGAGCTTGGAGCTCAGCATGATGTGAATTTGACAATCCTGTACGATCCCAAAGGCCAAAAGCAGCCTTTATTTCGATGGTT ACATGTTCGTCAGGATACGATGAACTTTGACGCTTTCTGG GTCGAGGTGTCACGTCATATCCAATTTGCGGATGCTGAAAGGGCTGCCGTTGCTAATCTGCGGGCCGAAGTTAAGCGACAATGTGTCAAGACTCGATACAATCCCCAAGGTGCAAAGGTGGGCTATATGGAGCCTAAGTGTATCCAGGTTCCAGTACAGGCCACTGGTAAAAAGGCATCTGAAAGCTCGTATGCGGCTCATTGGATCTGCATCCCGTATTTTTCTCTGCATCAATACTCTGGATCCCCATCGACTTCAAACACTGCACTTTTCCCAGCCCAAACCCTCTTACAATCCCAGTATTCTCGTAGCAGCCAGCAAAGAGATATGGACCAGGCAGTCTGTCAGCTTGGGCAAGTTCCACGAGGGGACTGCTTTCATATCTCCCAGATGTGGGGTTTAATTGTTGGAAACA GCGTCCTCATTACGTGTAGTACATTGCAGCAGTCAGAATTACAAGGAGCATGCCTGAGAGTAAATACTGAGCCAGGCCAAGTAGGCGCCTCGGGTAAGATTCTCGTATCATATGGAGGAGCAGTAATGTGGTCGTTAACAACAAAGGAATGCCCTACGTGGTTT ACCTTTGTTGCGCACTTTCGTGCTTTTTGGCCCCGGTGTCTGGAGTTTTGGCACAAGGATCGCCGACTCTCAGCAAAAAATTGGGGGAAAGTATTGAAACTGGCCGAGGGGCGACAGGGTGACGTaaagttgaagttgaagatAGC GCCCGAGTCACCAcgagtatttttaaaaccaAATACCTCGACCAAGACAGCATCTGCAAAGGGCCCTGAGCAAGCAGAGGATCTGCCAGAGTATCTACATGTTTTCACACTCTTGCCAAAAAGTGCAGAAGCGTCTGGCGACACCATTCTTGAAGAGCTTCACGAACAGCTGTCGGCAGCGGAGAAATTTTTGACTGAGCAAACATCCTACTCGGCACAGAGAGGGTATAAGCAATGTAGACTCATGGCTAGGGACGGGGTGAACGAGTATCTCACGAACCTAGCACCGCGCATCGATGAGAAGGCGAACGATACTCTCCGCCGCTTATACGAAGAGAGAATCGACGTCTTCAATATGGCAGACATGTTGTTTcaactcttcttcccccttaCGTTCCATGGCCCTACAACAGGCAAATATTGGGGGGCTCTTAACAAGCTGATGAAG ATGCCCGAACTAgacggagatggagatgcaaTTTCAGCTCCCCTTACAGAGTTCAAAAACGCGCTGTGGCAACTGACTCGAGACATCCAATCATTTCAAAGTATCATGTCGTTTGCAGGCAAAGAGGATCGGGCAACTATCGAATTGCCTCGTGAGCTTGTGACTGCATGGCTTCATATCGTTTTCGGCTTGATATACAGTAGTCATACGACTGATTGGTTCAACCACATGACAAGGGCTAGATCTCTGATGAAAGACGGGATGCAAAAAATGATCCAAGGCATCTCTAGCCAAAACCTATTGGATAAAGCCGTGATGCTGCCAACGGAAGTAATGTCACTCATAACGCTGAATCTCTTACAGGATGATGTAGGGAAATACGACAATATCTGTGACACATATTCACTCTATCTAAATTCTCTG GATACCGACATCACTACAAAACATTCCGACCGGACGTATCAGCATCGCCTCGACTTGGTTAAACAGGAAATGACTGCTATCAAACGCAATTTGGCAAGGCAGCGGAGCATTATCGCCATGCTTAGAAATAGAACCAGCATCACAGATGGCAATTTTATGGTGCGGTACGGAGAGGAAATGCCGACACAAATGAGGAGACTGAGAGAATGGGAAACCGGGGGCCGATCAGAGCGTGGTGGGCCACGGCATCGTGTTCCCGGATATCGACACTACGGGGTTGCCGAAGACCGAACCATTGAACCAGGCATATACgaccaagctcaagctcaattCTTGACTGACCTTGATGCAGCCTCTAAGCTCTCTGCTACGGACACGGGAGGGTTTCGAAGCCTCTTTCTTGCGGATTGCGCAAATCTTGTTGAACAGCGAGAGTATGAATTTCGGCGAAATACTGAGTATGCCGAGGATCTAGAGCGAGAGACCACTTACAAGATGGAATGGACCAAGGATAGACAGGAGAATGCCATTTATGCATTCACTCTGGttactattatattcctTCCACTGAGCGCCATATCAAGCATCTTTGGCATGAACACAAACGATATTCGAAATATGGACTTTGACCAGTGGCTGTACTGGGCGATTGCTCTCCCTGTCacagtcatcatcatcgttgcGGGTCTGTGGTGGATGGATGAGTTGGGCAACACAACTGATTGGCTGTTTGGTGCACGCAAACGGTCATCAGAGTATGGGAAATCGTCAATTTCTGGGGCTGGAAGATCTAGGCCAGTTGAGCCAGTCGTCGATTATGACTCGATGGGCCGTTCTAGCGACGAGATGCCTGTTGCGTACCGCCGAGTTCGACGTGCGCGCCGAACTAGGCGGAGTTATGCGGCCGAGGATGATCCCATAGCGACTATACCGATGCCGCCTAGACGGAGGaattccttttataaatactga